One genomic window of Mucilaginibacter sp. SJ includes the following:
- the lpxA gene encoding acyl-ACP--UDP-N-acetylglucosamine O-acyltransferase — MIQPLAYIHPQAKIADNVVIEPFVTIHKDVEIGEGTWIGSNSVIMDGARIGKNCRIFPGAVVSAPPQDLKYKGEQSTVTIGDNTTIRECVTLNRGTALDKNTTTIGSNCLLMAYVHVAHDCVIGDNVIVANAVQLAGHITVYDYAFIGGSSAVHQFVEIGAHSMISGGSLVRKDVPPFTKAGREPLSYVGINSVGLRRRGFSAATIAEIQEIYRIIFLKKYNVTKALDIIEAEFTPSVERDEIINFLQNSQRGIMKGFGNT, encoded by the coding sequence ATGATCCAGCCATTAGCATACATCCATCCACAGGCCAAAATTGCCGATAACGTGGTAATTGAGCCATTCGTTACCATCCACAAGGATGTTGAAATTGGCGAAGGTACCTGGATAGGCTCCAACTCCGTAATTATGGATGGCGCCCGGATAGGTAAAAATTGCCGGATCTTCCCCGGCGCGGTAGTATCCGCCCCGCCGCAGGATTTAAAATATAAAGGCGAGCAAAGCACCGTAACTATTGGCGATAACACTACTATACGTGAGTGTGTTACTCTTAACCGCGGTACCGCGCTTGATAAAAATACCACTACCATTGGCAGCAACTGTTTGCTGATGGCCTATGTACACGTAGCGCATGATTGTGTTATTGGCGATAACGTAATTGTTGCCAACGCCGTGCAATTGGCAGGCCACATTACGGTTTATGATTACGCTTTCATCGGCGGCTCGTCTGCAGTGCACCAGTTTGTTGAAATTGGCGCGCATAGCATGATCTCGGGCGGTTCGCTGGTACGTAAAGACGTTCCTCCGTTTACCAAGGCTGGTCGTGAGCCGCTGTCATATGTAGGTATCAACTCTGTAGGTTTGCGCCGCAGGGGATTTTCGGCCGCTACAATAGCCGAAATCCAGGAGATCTACCGGATCATATTCCTTAAAAAATATAACGTAACCAAAGCGCTTGATATCATCGAGGCCGAGTTTACCCCAAGTGTAGAACGCGATGAGATCATCAACTTCCTCCAAAACTCGCAACGCGGTATCATGAAAGGGTTTGGGAATACCTAA
- a CDS encoding ABC transporter ATP-binding protein, with translation MTITLQNIGRRFNRDWIFRGVDYTFTSGESYAILGPNGSGKSTLLQVLNGSLSPSTGKIEFVNEGKPVEIDTVFTHLSLAAPYLELIEEFTMSEMIDFHFKFKSFKPGIDKEQVIALLNLPKSANKLIKYFSSGMKQRLKLALAFCADTPMLMLDEPTSNLDTQGVDWYLSLVQQFAAGRLTIVCSNQEHEYGFCTHRLSIVDYKV, from the coding sequence ATGACCATCACCCTCCAAAACATCGGCCGCCGCTTTAACCGCGACTGGATTTTCAGGGGAGTAGATTATACCTTTACTTCCGGCGAGTCATATGCCATCCTTGGCCCCAACGGCTCCGGGAAATCAACCTTACTGCAGGTTTTAAACGGGAGCCTTTCGCCTTCTACAGGTAAAATTGAATTTGTTAACGAAGGCAAGCCGGTTGAAATAGATACCGTTTTTACTCATTTAAGCCTTGCTGCTCCCTATCTTGAGCTGATAGAAGAGTTTACCATGAGCGAGATGATCGATTTTCATTTTAAATTTAAAAGCTTTAAGCCGGGGATAGATAAAGAGCAGGTTATTGCGCTGCTTAACCTGCCTAAAAGTGCCAATAAGCTTATTAAATATTTCTCGTCGGGAATGAAGCAGCGCCTTAAGCTGGCCCTTGCTTTTTGCGCCGATACCCCCATGCTCATGTTGGATGAGCCCACCTCCAACCTTGATACCCAGGGCGTTGATTGGTATCTAAGTCTTGTACAGCAATTTGCCGCCGGTCGCCTTACGATAGTATGCTCCAACCAGGAGCATGAGTATGGCTTCTGTACGCACAGATTGAGTATTGTGGATTATAAGGTTTAG
- the lpxD gene encoding UDP-3-O-(3-hydroxymyristoyl)glucosamine N-acyltransferase — translation MQFTAHDISLLLNGTVEGDPSATVSQLAKIEEAGAGSLSFLANPKYEQFLYTTNASIVIVNNDQQLTEPVKATLIRVENAYSAFTVLLDKYNTFRLDKKGIEQPSFIHPTAQIGTGAYVGAFAYISQNVTIGDNCKIYSNVNIGDNVTLGNNVTLFAGATVYFDCVIGNNVIVHSGAVIGSDGFGFAPNPDGTYTKIAQIGNVILEDDVEVGSNTTIDRATMGSTIVRKGAKIDNLIQVAHNVEIGAHTVIAAQSGISGSTKIGERVVIGGQVGFAGHLNIANGSQFSAQTGINRSITEEGKAWGGSPNMPYKDYLRAHAKLRMLPELDRKVYELEKLIEELRKGKASE, via the coding sequence ATGCAATTTACCGCTCATGATATAAGTTTACTGCTCAACGGAACTGTGGAAGGCGATCCTTCAGCAACTGTTAGCCAGCTTGCCAAGATTGAGGAAGCCGGCGCCGGCAGTCTTTCTTTTTTGGCCAACCCTAAGTATGAGCAGTTTCTGTATACCACTAACGCCTCCATTGTTATTGTTAATAATGATCAGCAGTTAACGGAGCCGGTAAAGGCTACACTGATCAGGGTTGAGAACGCTTACAGCGCGTTCACTGTCCTGCTTGATAAGTACAACACCTTCAGGCTGGATAAAAAAGGAATTGAACAGCCAAGCTTTATTCATCCCACGGCGCAGATTGGCACGGGGGCTTATGTCGGGGCGTTTGCCTACATCAGCCAAAATGTAACCATCGGCGATAATTGTAAAATCTATTCCAACGTTAATATTGGCGACAATGTAACCCTGGGCAACAATGTAACACTGTTTGCAGGCGCCACCGTTTACTTTGATTGCGTTATCGGGAACAATGTAATAGTACACTCGGGGGCCGTGATAGGCAGCGATGGCTTCGGATTTGCACCCAACCCTGACGGTACTTACACCAAAATTGCACAAATTGGTAACGTAATATTGGAGGACGATGTTGAAGTGGGTTCAAATACCACTATCGACAGGGCTACCATGGGTTCGACCATAGTGCGCAAAGGAGCAAAAATTGACAACCTGATCCAGGTAGCCCACAATGTTGAAATTGGGGCGCATACCGTGATTGCAGCGCAATCGGGCATATCGGGCAGTACTAAAATTGGCGAAAGGGTTGTGATTGGCGGCCAGGTAGGTTTTGCCGGTCACCTCAATATTGCCAATGGGTCGCAGTTTTCAGCCCAGACAGGTATAAATCGCTCTATCACAGAAGAAGGTAAGGCTTGGGGAGGTTCTCCAAATATGCCATATAAAGACTACCTTCGTGCCCACGCGAAGTTGCGAATGCTGCCCGAGCTTGATCGCAAGGTTTATGAGCTTGAAAAATTGATTGAAGAACTACGTAAAGGCAAGGCAAGCGAATAG
- a CDS encoding bifunctional UDP-3-O-[3-hydroxymyristoyl] N-acetylglucosamine deacetylase/3-hydroxyacyl-ACP dehydratase: protein MNVKQRTIKAPVSVSGTGLHTGQSVTMTFNPAPENHGYKFRRVDIPGAPIIDADVDNVSDTSRGTSISQNGATVNTVEHVLAALVGLEVDNLLIDLDGPETPIMDGSSIQFVDVITEIGLVEQDADREYYHIPYNIHYSEPERKVEMVAMPLDDYRFTCMVDYNSQVLGSQHASISTIGEFKKEIASCRTFCFLHELEMLLKHDLIKGGDLNNAIVVVDKDVDQEELNHLAKLFNRKDINVAPQGILNNIELRHQNEPARHKLLDMIGDLALVGVPLKGHIMAARPGHAANVAFAKKIKALIKKEKSRKQVKTYDLNAKPVFDTVEIMGMLPHRQPFLMIDKILELTKSHVVGCKNVTINEEFFKGHFPGAPIFPGVLQIEGMVQTGGILVLNTVPDPQNYLTLFLKIENARFKSKVVPGDTIIYICDLIAPIRRGIATMKGIGMVGDRVVVEAELMAQIVKVKESEA from the coding sequence ATGAACGTTAAACAAAGAACTATTAAAGCGCCGGTTTCGGTATCAGGAACAGGCTTGCACACCGGACAAAGCGTTACAATGACCTTTAATCCCGCTCCTGAAAACCATGGTTATAAATTCAGGAGGGTTGATATTCCCGGTGCGCCAATTATTGATGCCGATGTTGATAACGTAAGCGATACCTCGCGCGGAACATCTATAAGCCAGAACGGCGCTACGGTAAATACTGTTGAGCACGTGCTGGCCGCTTTGGTTGGGCTTGAAGTTGATAACCTGCTGATTGATCTTGATGGCCCCGAAACCCCCATTATGGATGGCAGCTCGATACAGTTTGTTGACGTAATAACCGAAATTGGGCTGGTTGAACAGGATGCCGACCGCGAATATTACCATATTCCATACAATATTCACTATTCTGAACCTGAGCGTAAGGTTGAAATGGTTGCCATGCCTTTGGATGATTACCGTTTTACCTGTATGGTCGACTATAACTCGCAGGTGCTGGGCAGCCAGCATGCCAGTATCTCAACCATTGGCGAGTTTAAAAAAGAAATTGCTTCATGCCGTACCTTCTGCTTTTTGCATGAGCTGGAAATGTTGTTAAAGCATGACCTGATTAAAGGCGGCGACCTGAACAATGCCATCGTGGTTGTTGACAAAGATGTTGACCAGGAAGAACTTAACCACTTGGCCAAGCTTTTTAACCGCAAGGATATCAATGTTGCCCCGCAGGGCATTTTAAATAATATTGAACTTCGCCATCAAAATGAGCCGGCACGCCACAAGCTGCTGGATATGATAGGCGATTTGGCGCTGGTTGGCGTGCCGTTAAAAGGGCATATCATGGCCGCAAGACCAGGCCACGCGGCTAACGTTGCCTTTGCTAAAAAGATCAAAGCGCTCATCAAAAAGGAAAAAAGCCGTAAGCAGGTAAAAACTTACGACCTGAACGCCAAGCCGGTTTTTGATACGGTTGAAATTATGGGCATGCTGCCTCACCGCCAGCCTTTCCTGATGATTGATAAGATCCTGGAGCTTACCAAAAGCCACGTTGTAGGGTGCAAAAATGTAACCATTAACGAAGAGTTTTTTAAAGGCCATTTCCCCGGTGCGCCAATTTTCCCTGGTGTATTACAAATTGAAGGTATGGTGCAAACAGGTGGCATCCTGGTGTTAAATACGGTTCCCGATCCGCAAAACTACCTTACCCTGTTCCTGAAAATTGAGAACGCCCGCTTTAAAAGCAAGGTAGTTCCCGGCGATACTATTATTTATATTTGCGACCTTATTGCTCCCATCCGCCGAGGCATAGCTACCATGAAAGGTATAGGGATGGTGGGCGACCGTGTTGTTGTTGAGGCCGAACTGATGGCTCAAATTGTAAAAGTAAAAGAATCTGAAGCATGA